The Acidobacteriota bacterium DNA segment CCGCGTCCTCTATGGTCGCTTCATCAACCAGCATCACCGGGATGCCATCTTTTATCGGATAGACCCGCTTGCATTCGGGGCATTTCAAACCGCTTTCATCGCCCTGGAGTTCAACTTTCACTTTACAA contains these protein-coding regions:
- a CDS encoding Trm112 family protein is translated as MPISERLLNILVCPLCKVKVELQGDESGLKCPECKRVYPIKDGIPVMLVDEATIEDAA